One Luteibacter aegosomaticola genomic window carries:
- the metH gene encoding methionine synthase codes for MSIRYTRLSGLEPLVLTPDLNFINVGERTNVTGSAQFRKLIKEGRYEEAVDVARQQVENGAQIIDINMDEGLIDSEAAMTRFVNLISSEPDIARVPIMVDSSKWSVIEAGLRCMQGKGIVNSISMKEGEALFIEHARKVRQYGAAVVVMAFDEVGQADTKERKIEICSRAYELLVDQLNFPPEDIIFDPNIFAIATGIEEHNNYAVDFIEATRELKKRFPSSHISGGVSNVSFSFRGNNPVREAIHSVFLYHAIAAGMDMGIVNAGGLSIYDDLPEELRERVEDVVLNRRPDATERLLDVADKYKGGKGAAVVESAAWREKGVQERLSHALVHGIDQYVVEDTEEARQLSARPLDVIEGPLMSGMNVVGDLFGAGKMFLPQVVKSARVMKKAVAHLIPFIEEEKKRSGEAVRSNGKIVLATVKGDVHDIGKNIVGVVLQCNNFEVIDLGVMVPTQKILDTARAEHADIIGLSGLITPSLEEMSQVAREMQRQEFHVPLLIGGATTSRAHTALRIEPHYKSPTVWVKDASRAVGVAQSLVSKDLVDEFMAKVRSEYAEVRERHRGRGTGKTLVSMDKARAQRFQGDWEAYTPPTPKTPGLTVFDDYDLAELRRYIDWSPFFNAWELAGKFPAILTDDVVGTQATELFNDAQAMLDKVIAEKWLTAKGVIGFWPAAQVGDDVEVYAETGTAKRKPMAVLHHLRQQVDKPVERPDFCLSDFVAPKDSGVQDWVGGFAVTAGIGIDAHVARFEASHDDYSSILLKALADRLAEAFAERMHERVRKEFWGYEPDEALDNDALINEDYRGIRPAPGYPACPEHTEKRTLFSLLDATKHTTVELTEGMAMYPTAAVSGWYFSHPDSQYFVVGRLTREQVDDYAKRKGWDRQEAERWLATNLDYDPD; via the coding sequence ATGAGCATTCGCTACACCCGCCTCTCCGGCCTTGAGCCGCTGGTCCTCACCCCGGACCTGAACTTCATCAACGTCGGTGAACGTACCAACGTCACCGGCTCGGCCCAGTTTCGCAAGCTGATCAAGGAAGGCCGATACGAAGAGGCCGTGGACGTCGCCCGCCAGCAGGTGGAAAACGGCGCGCAGATCATCGATATCAACATGGACGAGGGCCTGATCGATTCCGAAGCCGCGATGACTCGCTTCGTGAACCTGATCTCCTCCGAGCCCGATATCGCCCGCGTGCCGATCATGGTCGACTCCTCGAAGTGGAGCGTGATCGAGGCCGGTCTGCGCTGCATGCAGGGTAAGGGCATCGTGAACTCCATCTCGATGAAGGAAGGCGAGGCCCTGTTCATCGAGCATGCGCGCAAGGTACGCCAGTACGGTGCGGCCGTGGTCGTCATGGCCTTCGACGAAGTCGGCCAGGCGGATACGAAGGAGCGCAAGATCGAGATCTGTTCGCGCGCCTATGAATTGCTCGTCGACCAGCTTAACTTCCCGCCCGAAGACATCATCTTCGATCCCAATATCTTCGCCATCGCCACGGGCATCGAAGAACACAACAACTACGCCGTCGATTTCATCGAGGCCACGCGCGAGCTCAAGAAGCGCTTTCCCTCGTCGCACATCTCAGGCGGCGTCTCGAACGTCTCGTTCTCGTTCCGTGGCAACAACCCGGTGCGCGAAGCGATCCATTCCGTGTTCCTCTACCACGCAATCGCGGCGGGCATGGACATGGGCATCGTCAATGCCGGCGGCCTGTCGATCTACGACGACCTGCCGGAGGAGTTGCGCGAGCGCGTCGAGGACGTCGTGCTCAACCGCCGCCCCGACGCCACCGAACGCTTGCTCGATGTTGCGGACAAATACAAAGGTGGCAAGGGAGCCGCCGTGGTCGAATCGGCCGCGTGGCGCGAAAAGGGCGTGCAAGAACGCCTGAGCCATGCCCTGGTGCATGGCATCGATCAGTACGTCGTGGAAGACACCGAAGAGGCACGCCAGCTTTCGGCGCGCCCGCTCGATGTCATCGAAGGTCCGCTGATGTCGGGCATGAACGTGGTCGGTGACCTGTTCGGCGCTGGCAAGATGTTCCTTCCGCAGGTCGTGAAATCCGCACGCGTCATGAAGAAGGCGGTGGCGCACCTCATCCCCTTCATCGAAGAAGAAAAGAAACGCTCAGGCGAGGCCGTACGCAGCAATGGCAAGATCGTGCTGGCCACCGTCAAGGGCGACGTCCACGACATCGGCAAGAACATCGTCGGCGTGGTCCTGCAGTGCAATAACTTCGAGGTGATCGACCTCGGCGTGATGGTGCCGACGCAGAAGATCCTCGATACCGCGCGCGCCGAGCATGCCGACATCATCGGCCTCTCTGGCCTGATCACGCCGTCGCTCGAGGAAATGAGCCAGGTCGCTCGCGAGATGCAGCGCCAGGAATTCCATGTGCCCCTGCTCATCGGCGGCGCCACGACCTCCCGCGCGCACACCGCCCTGCGCATCGAGCCGCACTACAAGTCCCCTACCGTCTGGGTGAAGGATGCTTCCCGCGCCGTCGGCGTGGCGCAGTCTCTGGTCAGCAAGGACCTCGTCGACGAGTTCATGGCCAAGGTGCGCTCGGAGTATGCCGAAGTGCGCGAGCGCCACCGTGGCCGGGGCACGGGCAAGACCCTGGTCTCGATGGACAAGGCACGCGCGCAACGCTTTCAGGGCGATTGGGAGGCCTATACACCGCCCACGCCGAAGACGCCCGGTCTCACGGTATTCGACGATTACGATCTGGCCGAGCTCCGCCGGTACATCGACTGGTCGCCGTTCTTCAACGCGTGGGAACTGGCTGGCAAGTTCCCGGCCATCCTCACCGACGACGTTGTCGGCACCCAGGCCACGGAGCTCTTCAACGACGCCCAGGCCATGCTCGACAAGGTCATTGCCGAGAAGTGGCTCACGGCCAAGGGCGTGATCGGCTTCTGGCCCGCCGCGCAGGTGGGCGACGATGTCGAGGTATACGCCGAAACCGGCACGGCGAAGCGCAAGCCCATGGCCGTGCTGCACCACCTGCGCCAGCAGGTCGACAAGCCGGTGGAACGGCCGGACTTCTGCCTCTCGGATTTCGTGGCGCCAAAGGACAGCGGCGTTCAGGACTGGGTCGGCGGCTTCGCGGTTACCGCGGGCATCGGCATCGATGCCCACGTCGCACGGTTCGAGGCGTCGCACGACGACTACTCATCGATCCTGCTCAAGGCACTGGCCGACCGCCTGGCCGAGGCTTTCGCCGAACGGATGCACGAGCGCGTCCGCAAGGAATTCTGGGGATACGAGCCGGACGAAGCACTGGATAACGACGCCCTCATTAACGAGGACTACCGCGGCATTCGCCCTGCCCCGGGTTACCCCGCCTGCCCGGAACACACCGAGAAGCGCACGCTGTTCTCGCTGCTCGACGCGACGAAGCACACCACGGTAGAGCTGACCGAAGGCATGGCCATGTACCCCACGGCCGCCGTTTCGGGCTGGTATTTCTCGCACCC